From a single Equus asinus isolate D_3611 breed Donkey chromosome 2, EquAss-T2T_v2, whole genome shotgun sequence genomic region:
- the PLEKHS1 gene encoding pleckstrin homology domain-containing family S member 1 isoform X2, with the protein MEAKAPKSPVSHRLDFADHIPSTVFNMFLCFLYFLQIGSRGKQLAFYENEVCKQDYFIKSPPPQLFFSAASWKKRFFILSKSGEKGFRLSYYKDRHCRGSIEIDRNSIVEVGISYSHEKMQSVQKMFKCHPEEVMSIRTPNRDYFLVGHDREKIKDWVSFISSFCWDMKAARRNPEEKLSLGDRRPSSDPSPLLGPSSTLEIVSSSRPRNSLPDMHLTREKISPGRGQTHLPHDFLPETNQDTEEESHYISPRSILLELDNIIASNDSGECIEPGSPDQVSKRTEHHYMPMKSCFFKQTSQESADSNKESQTLPDTQNMGLHLEEQGSGHDSCLSPANAEAQTTNDKKGNIPDESHVETVNVFLSPPDIRHYLALTEAVGRVCVAQWEGPPRLGCLFFHGDHLLAVNDLKPQSLEEVSLFLSRSDQKEKVKLTIGRIPNSEKFHAVSCTCPLKYQEVVPFQLDKSGLEMTLKRSSAIKKGQQKGTRE; encoded by the exons TTTCCCACAGACTGGATTTTGCTGATCACATTCCCAGCACGGTGTTTAACATGTTTCTCTGCTTTCTGTATTTCCTACAAATTGGATCTAGAG GCAAACAATTAGCATTTTATGAAAATGAAGTCTGCAAACAAGATTACTTTATTAAATCACCACCTCCTCAACTTTTCTTCTCTGCA GCCTCTTGGAAAAAGCGGTTTTTCATTCTGTCAAAGAGTGGGGAAAAGGGTTTTCGGCTTTCCTATTACAAAGACCGTCATTGCCGAGGGTCCATTGAAATCGATCG AAATTCCATTGTAGAAGTTGGCATAAGTTATAGCCATGAAAAAATGCAATCTGTGCAGAAGATGTTTAAATGCCACCCTGAGGAGGTGATGTCCATCAGAACCCCTAACAGGGACTACTTCCTCGTTGGCCATGACAG GGAGAAGATTAAAGACTGGGTCTCCTTCATCTCATCATTTTGCTGGGATATGAAAGCAGCCCGTCGGAATCCAGAG GAGAAACTCTCATTGGGTGATAGAAGGCCTTCTTCGGACCCCAGCCCTCTCCTTGGTCCTTCCAGCACATTGGAGATTGTCAGCTCCAGCAGGCCAAGAAACAGTCTTCCAGACATG CATTTAACgagagaaaaaatttctccaGGACGTGGACAAACTCATCTACCACATGATTTCTTGCCAGAGACCAATCAAGATACGGAAGAAGAGAGTCATTATATTAGCCCTCGAAGTATTCTTTTAGAG TTGGATAATATTATTGCTTCCAATGATTCTGGCGAATGCATTGAACCTGGTAGTCCAGACCAGGTCTCCAAGAGAACTGAGCATCATTACATGCCAATGAAATCCTG TTTTTTCAAACAGACATCCCAAGAGTCTGCTGATAGCAACAAGGAATCCCAGACCCTTCCAGACACCCAGAATATGGGGCTTCACCTAGAAGAACAAGGCTCAGGACATGACTCTTGTCTTTCACCTGCCAACGCAGAAGCACAGACCACAAATGACAAAAAGGG TAACATCCCTGATGAAAGCCACGTGGAGACAGTGAATGtgttcctttctcctcctgaCATCAGACATTATCTTGCTCTCACAGAGGCCGTGGGACGGGTATG CGTGGCTCAGTGGGAAGGTCCCCCGCGCCTGGGATGCTTATTTTTTCACGGAGATCACCTTTTGGCGGTGAATGACCTGAAGCCCCAGAGCCTGGAGGAGGTCTCCTTGTTTCTCAGCCGGTCCGACCAGAAGGAG AAAGTAAAACTCACCATTGGCCGGATcccaaattcagagaaattccaTGCTGTATCCTGCACATGCCCCTTAAAATACCAAGAGGTTGTACCTTTTCAACTGGATAAGTCTGGACTGGAGATGACGCTGAAGAGGagttcagccattaaaaagggtCAGCAGAAAGGAACCAGAGAATAA
- the PLEKHS1 gene encoding pleckstrin homology domain-containing family S member 1 isoform X1 encodes MEAKAPKSPVSHRLDFADHIPSTVFNMFLCFLYFLQIGSRGKQLAFYENEVCKQDYFIKSPPPQLFFSAASWKKRFFILSKSGEKGFRLSYYKDRHCRGSIEIDRNSIVEVGISYSHEKMQSVQKMFKCHPEEVMSIRTPNRDYFLVGHDREKIKDWVSFISSFCWDMKAARRNPEEKLSLGDRRPSSDPSPLLGPSSTLEIVSSSRPRNSLPDMHLTREKISPGRGQTHLPHDFLPETNQDTEEESHYISPRSILLELDNIIASNDSGECIEPGSPDQVSKRTEHHYMPMKSCFFKQTSQESADSNKESQTLPDTQNMGLHLEEQGSGHDSCLSPANAEAQTTNDKKGSASLTVVQLSILINNIPDESHVETVNVFLSPPDIRHYLALTEAVGRVCVAQWEGPPRLGCLFFHGDHLLAVNDLKPQSLEEVSLFLSRSDQKEKVKLTIGRIPNSEKFHAVSCTCPLKYQEVVPFQLDKSGLEMTLKRSSAIKKGQQKGTRE; translated from the exons TTTCCCACAGACTGGATTTTGCTGATCACATTCCCAGCACGGTGTTTAACATGTTTCTCTGCTTTCTGTATTTCCTACAAATTGGATCTAGAG GCAAACAATTAGCATTTTATGAAAATGAAGTCTGCAAACAAGATTACTTTATTAAATCACCACCTCCTCAACTTTTCTTCTCTGCA GCCTCTTGGAAAAAGCGGTTTTTCATTCTGTCAAAGAGTGGGGAAAAGGGTTTTCGGCTTTCCTATTACAAAGACCGTCATTGCCGAGGGTCCATTGAAATCGATCG AAATTCCATTGTAGAAGTTGGCATAAGTTATAGCCATGAAAAAATGCAATCTGTGCAGAAGATGTTTAAATGCCACCCTGAGGAGGTGATGTCCATCAGAACCCCTAACAGGGACTACTTCCTCGTTGGCCATGACAG GGAGAAGATTAAAGACTGGGTCTCCTTCATCTCATCATTTTGCTGGGATATGAAAGCAGCCCGTCGGAATCCAGAG GAGAAACTCTCATTGGGTGATAGAAGGCCTTCTTCGGACCCCAGCCCTCTCCTTGGTCCTTCCAGCACATTGGAGATTGTCAGCTCCAGCAGGCCAAGAAACAGTCTTCCAGACATG CATTTAACgagagaaaaaatttctccaGGACGTGGACAAACTCATCTACCACATGATTTCTTGCCAGAGACCAATCAAGATACGGAAGAAGAGAGTCATTATATTAGCCCTCGAAGTATTCTTTTAGAG TTGGATAATATTATTGCTTCCAATGATTCTGGCGAATGCATTGAACCTGGTAGTCCAGACCAGGTCTCCAAGAGAACTGAGCATCATTACATGCCAATGAAATCCTG TTTTTTCAAACAGACATCCCAAGAGTCTGCTGATAGCAACAAGGAATCCCAGACCCTTCCAGACACCCAGAATATGGGGCTTCACCTAGAAGAACAAGGCTCAGGACATGACTCTTGTCTTTCACCTGCCAACGCAGAAGCACAGACCACAAATGACAAAAAGGGGTCGGCCTCACTAACTGTTGTGCAATTGTCTATTTTAATCAA TAACATCCCTGATGAAAGCCACGTGGAGACAGTGAATGtgttcctttctcctcctgaCATCAGACATTATCTTGCTCTCACAGAGGCCGTGGGACGGGTATG CGTGGCTCAGTGGGAAGGTCCCCCGCGCCTGGGATGCTTATTTTTTCACGGAGATCACCTTTTGGCGGTGAATGACCTGAAGCCCCAGAGCCTGGAGGAGGTCTCCTTGTTTCTCAGCCGGTCCGACCAGAAGGAG AAAGTAAAACTCACCATTGGCCGGATcccaaattcagagaaattccaTGCTGTATCCTGCACATGCCCCTTAAAATACCAAGAGGTTGTACCTTTTCAACTGGATAAGTCTGGACTGGAGATGACGCTGAAGAGGagttcagccattaaaaagggtCAGCAGAAAGGAACCAGAGAATAA
- the PLEKHS1 gene encoding pleckstrin homology domain-containing family S member 1 isoform X4, with product MEAKAPKSPGKQLAFYENEVCKQDYFIKSPPPQLFFSAASWKKRFFILSKSGEKGFRLSYYKDRHCRGSIEIDRNSIVEVGISYSHEKMQSVQKMFKCHPEEVMSIRTPNRDYFLVGHDREKIKDWVSFISSFCWDMKAARRNPEEKLSLGDRRPSSDPSPLLGPSSTLEIVSSSRPRNSLPDMHLTREKISPGRGQTHLPHDFLPETNQDTEEESHYISPRSILLELDNIIASNDSGECIEPGSPDQVSKRTEHHYMPMKSCFFKQTSQESADSNKESQTLPDTQNMGLHLEEQGSGHDSCLSPANAEAQTTNDKKGNIPDESHVETVNVFLSPPDIRHYLALTEAVGRVCVAQWEGPPRLGCLFFHGDHLLAVNDLKPQSLEEVSLFLSRSDQKEKVKLTIGRIPNSEKFHAVSCTCPLKYQEVVPFQLDKSGLEMTLKRSSAIKKGQQKGTRE from the exons GCAAACAATTAGCATTTTATGAAAATGAAGTCTGCAAACAAGATTACTTTATTAAATCACCACCTCCTCAACTTTTCTTCTCTGCA GCCTCTTGGAAAAAGCGGTTTTTCATTCTGTCAAAGAGTGGGGAAAAGGGTTTTCGGCTTTCCTATTACAAAGACCGTCATTGCCGAGGGTCCATTGAAATCGATCG AAATTCCATTGTAGAAGTTGGCATAAGTTATAGCCATGAAAAAATGCAATCTGTGCAGAAGATGTTTAAATGCCACCCTGAGGAGGTGATGTCCATCAGAACCCCTAACAGGGACTACTTCCTCGTTGGCCATGACAG GGAGAAGATTAAAGACTGGGTCTCCTTCATCTCATCATTTTGCTGGGATATGAAAGCAGCCCGTCGGAATCCAGAG GAGAAACTCTCATTGGGTGATAGAAGGCCTTCTTCGGACCCCAGCCCTCTCCTTGGTCCTTCCAGCACATTGGAGATTGTCAGCTCCAGCAGGCCAAGAAACAGTCTTCCAGACATG CATTTAACgagagaaaaaatttctccaGGACGTGGACAAACTCATCTACCACATGATTTCTTGCCAGAGACCAATCAAGATACGGAAGAAGAGAGTCATTATATTAGCCCTCGAAGTATTCTTTTAGAG TTGGATAATATTATTGCTTCCAATGATTCTGGCGAATGCATTGAACCTGGTAGTCCAGACCAGGTCTCCAAGAGAACTGAGCATCATTACATGCCAATGAAATCCTG TTTTTTCAAACAGACATCCCAAGAGTCTGCTGATAGCAACAAGGAATCCCAGACCCTTCCAGACACCCAGAATATGGGGCTTCACCTAGAAGAACAAGGCTCAGGACATGACTCTTGTCTTTCACCTGCCAACGCAGAAGCACAGACCACAAATGACAAAAAGGG TAACATCCCTGATGAAAGCCACGTGGAGACAGTGAATGtgttcctttctcctcctgaCATCAGACATTATCTTGCTCTCACAGAGGCCGTGGGACGGGTATG CGTGGCTCAGTGGGAAGGTCCCCCGCGCCTGGGATGCTTATTTTTTCACGGAGATCACCTTTTGGCGGTGAATGACCTGAAGCCCCAGAGCCTGGAGGAGGTCTCCTTGTTTCTCAGCCGGTCCGACCAGAAGGAG AAAGTAAAACTCACCATTGGCCGGATcccaaattcagagaaattccaTGCTGTATCCTGCACATGCCCCTTAAAATACCAAGAGGTTGTACCTTTTCAACTGGATAAGTCTGGACTGGAGATGACGCTGAAGAGGagttcagccattaaaaagggtCAGCAGAAAGGAACCAGAGAATAA
- the PLEKHS1 gene encoding pleckstrin homology domain-containing family S member 1 isoform X3: protein MEAKAPKSPGKQLAFYENEVCKQDYFIKSPPPQLFFSAASWKKRFFILSKSGEKGFRLSYYKDRHCRGSIEIDRNSIVEVGISYSHEKMQSVQKMFKCHPEEVMSIRTPNRDYFLVGHDREKIKDWVSFISSFCWDMKAARRNPEEKLSLGDRRPSSDPSPLLGPSSTLEIVSSSRPRNSLPDMHLTREKISPGRGQTHLPHDFLPETNQDTEEESHYISPRSILLELDNIIASNDSGECIEPGSPDQVSKRTEHHYMPMKSCFFKQTSQESADSNKESQTLPDTQNMGLHLEEQGSGHDSCLSPANAEAQTTNDKKGSASLTVVQLSILINNIPDESHVETVNVFLSPPDIRHYLALTEAVGRVCVAQWEGPPRLGCLFFHGDHLLAVNDLKPQSLEEVSLFLSRSDQKEKVKLTIGRIPNSEKFHAVSCTCPLKYQEVVPFQLDKSGLEMTLKRSSAIKKGQQKGTRE, encoded by the exons GCAAACAATTAGCATTTTATGAAAATGAAGTCTGCAAACAAGATTACTTTATTAAATCACCACCTCCTCAACTTTTCTTCTCTGCA GCCTCTTGGAAAAAGCGGTTTTTCATTCTGTCAAAGAGTGGGGAAAAGGGTTTTCGGCTTTCCTATTACAAAGACCGTCATTGCCGAGGGTCCATTGAAATCGATCG AAATTCCATTGTAGAAGTTGGCATAAGTTATAGCCATGAAAAAATGCAATCTGTGCAGAAGATGTTTAAATGCCACCCTGAGGAGGTGATGTCCATCAGAACCCCTAACAGGGACTACTTCCTCGTTGGCCATGACAG GGAGAAGATTAAAGACTGGGTCTCCTTCATCTCATCATTTTGCTGGGATATGAAAGCAGCCCGTCGGAATCCAGAG GAGAAACTCTCATTGGGTGATAGAAGGCCTTCTTCGGACCCCAGCCCTCTCCTTGGTCCTTCCAGCACATTGGAGATTGTCAGCTCCAGCAGGCCAAGAAACAGTCTTCCAGACATG CATTTAACgagagaaaaaatttctccaGGACGTGGACAAACTCATCTACCACATGATTTCTTGCCAGAGACCAATCAAGATACGGAAGAAGAGAGTCATTATATTAGCCCTCGAAGTATTCTTTTAGAG TTGGATAATATTATTGCTTCCAATGATTCTGGCGAATGCATTGAACCTGGTAGTCCAGACCAGGTCTCCAAGAGAACTGAGCATCATTACATGCCAATGAAATCCTG TTTTTTCAAACAGACATCCCAAGAGTCTGCTGATAGCAACAAGGAATCCCAGACCCTTCCAGACACCCAGAATATGGGGCTTCACCTAGAAGAACAAGGCTCAGGACATGACTCTTGTCTTTCACCTGCCAACGCAGAAGCACAGACCACAAATGACAAAAAGGGGTCGGCCTCACTAACTGTTGTGCAATTGTCTATTTTAATCAA TAACATCCCTGATGAAAGCCACGTGGAGACAGTGAATGtgttcctttctcctcctgaCATCAGACATTATCTTGCTCTCACAGAGGCCGTGGGACGGGTATG CGTGGCTCAGTGGGAAGGTCCCCCGCGCCTGGGATGCTTATTTTTTCACGGAGATCACCTTTTGGCGGTGAATGACCTGAAGCCCCAGAGCCTGGAGGAGGTCTCCTTGTTTCTCAGCCGGTCCGACCAGAAGGAG AAAGTAAAACTCACCATTGGCCGGATcccaaattcagagaaattccaTGCTGTATCCTGCACATGCCCCTTAAAATACCAAGAGGTTGTACCTTTTCAACTGGATAAGTCTGGACTGGAGATGACGCTGAAGAGGagttcagccattaaaaagggtCAGCAGAAAGGAACCAGAGAATAA